In one window of Onychomys torridus chromosome 7, mOncTor1.1, whole genome shotgun sequence DNA:
- the Parp6 gene encoding protein mono-ADP-ribosyltransferase PARP6 isoform X1, which yields MDIKGQFWNDDDSEGDNESEEFLYGVQGSCAADLYRHPQLDADIEAVKEIYSENSVSVREYGTIDDVDIDLHIHISFLDEEVSTAWKVLRTEPIVLRLRFSLSQYLDGPEPSIEVFQPSNKEGFGLGLQLKKILGMFTSQQWKHLSNDFLKTQQEKRHSWFKASGTIKKFRAGLSIFSPIPKSPSFPIIQDSMLKGKLGVPELRVGRLMNRSISCTMKNPKVEVFGYPPSPQAGLLCPQHVGLPPPARTSPLVSGHCKNIPTLEYGFLVQIMKYAEQRIPTLNEYCVVCDEQHVFQNGSMLKPAVCTRELCVFSFYTLGVMSGAAEEVATGAEVVDLLVAMCRAALESPRKSIIFEPYPSVVDPTDPKTLAFNPKKKNYERLQKALDSVMSIREMTQGSYLEIKKQMDKLDPLAHPLLQWIISSNRSHIVKLPLSRQLKFMHTSHQFLLLSSPPAKEARFRTAKKLYGSTFAFHGSHIENWHSILRNGLVNASYTKLQLHGAAYGKGIYLSPISSISFGYSGMGKGQHRMPSKDELVQRYNRMNTIPQTRSIQSRFLQSRNLNCIALCEVITSKDLQKHGNIWVCPVSDHVCTRFFFVYEDGQVGDANINTQDPKIQKEIMRVIGTQVYTN from the exons GGGAGCTGTGCTGCTGACCTGTACAGACACCCACAGCTTGATGCAGACATTGAAGCAGTGAAGGAGATCTACAGTGAGAACTCTGTGTCTGTCAG AGAATATGGAACTATCGACGATGTGGACATTGACCTCCATATCCACATCAGCTTCCTCGAT GAGGAAGTATCTACAGCTTGGAAGGTCCTTCGAACGGAACCTATTGTATTGAGGCTACGGTTTTCCCTCTCCCAGTACCTGGATGGACCAG aACCATCAATTGAGGTTTTCCAGCCATCGAATAAAGAAGGGTTTGGGCTAGGTCTTCAGTTAAAAAA GATCCTGGGTATGTTTACATCCCAACAGTGGAAACATCTGAGCAATGATTTCCTGAAGACCCAGCAGGAGAAAAGGCACAGTTGGTTCAAAGCAAGTGGTACCATCAAGAAGTTCCGAGCTGGCCTCAGCATCTTCTCACCCATTCCCAA ATCTCCCAGTTTTCCTATCATACAAGACTCCATGCTAAAAGGCAAACTGGGTGTACCAGAGCTTCGAGTTGGGCGCCTTATGAATCGTTCTATTTCTTGTACCATGAAGAACCCCAAAGTAGAGGTGTTTGGCTATCCCCCCAGCCCCCAGGCAGGTCTCCTGTGCCCTCAGCACGTgggcctccctcccccagcacgGACTTCTCCTTTG GTCAGCGGTCACTGCAAGAACATCCCCACTCTGGAGTATGGATTCCTTGTGCAG ATCATGAAGTATGCAGAGCAGAGGATTCCAACATTGAATGAGtactgtgtggtgtgtgatgaGCAGCATGTCTTCCAGAATGGGTCCATGCTTAAG CCAGCTGTCTGTACTCGTGAACTGTGCGTCTTCTCCTTCTACACACTGGGAGTCATGTCTGGAGCTGCAGAGGAGGTGGCTACTGGAGCAGAG GTGGTAGATCTGCTGGTGGCCATGTGTAGAGCAGCTTTGGAGTCCCCTAGAAAGAGCATCATCTTCGAGCCTTATCCCTCTGTGGTGGACCCCACTGATCCCAAGACTCTGGCCTTTAACCCTAAG AAAAAGAATTATGAGCGGCTTCAGAAAGCTCTGGATAGTGTGATGTCCATCCGGGAAATGACCCAG GGCTCATATTTGGAAATCAAGAAACAGATGGACAAGCTGGATCCCTTGGCCCATCCTCTTCTGCAGTG GATAATATCTAGCAACAGGTCACACATTGTCAAACTACCTCTCAGCAGG CAGCTGAAGTTCATGCACACCTCACACCAATTCCTCCTGCTGAGCAGCCCTCCTGCCAAGGAGGCTCGGTTCCGGACCGCCAAGAAGCTGTACGGAAGCACCTTTGCCTTCCA TGGGTCCCACATTGAGAACTGGCATTCCATCCTGCGCAATGGGCTGGTCAATGCATCCTACACTAAACTGCAG CTGCATGGAGCAGCCTATGGCAAAGGCATCTACCTGAGCCCCATCTCCAGTATTTCCTTTGGATACTCAG GAATGGGCAAAGGACAGCACAGAATGCCTTCCAAGGATGAGCTGGTCCAGAGATATAACAGGATGAACACCATCCCCCAG ACCCGATCCATTCAGTCAAGGTTCCTGCAGAGTCGGAATCTAAACTGTATAGCACTTTGTGAAG TGATTACATCGAAGGACCTTCAGAAGCATGGAAACATTTGGGTGTGCCCTGTGTCTGACCATGTCTGCACAAGGTTCTTCTTTGT ATACGAGGATGGGCAGGTGGGCGATGCCAACATTAATACTCAGGACCCCAAGATACAGAAGGAAATCATGCGTGTGATCGGAACTCAGGTTTACACAAACTGA
- the Parp6 gene encoding protein mono-ADP-ribosyltransferase PARP6 isoform X2: MDIKGQFWNDDDSEGDNESEEFLYGVQGSCAADLYRHPQLDADIEAVKEIYSENSVSVREYGTIDDVDIDLHIHISFLDEEVSTAWKVLRTEPIVLRLRFSLSQYLDGPEPSIEVFQPSNKEGFGLGLQLKKILGMFTSQQWKHLSNDFLKTQQEKRHSWFKASGTIKKFRAGLSIFSPIPKSPSFPIIQDSMLKGKLGVPELRVGRLMNRSISCTMKNPKVEVFGYPPSPQAGLLCPQHVGLPPPARTSPLVSGHCKNIPTLEYGFLVQIMKYAEQRIPTLNEYCVVCDEQHVFQNGSMLKPAVCTRELCVFSFYTLGVMSGAAEEVATGAEVVDLLVAMCRAALESPRKSIIFEPYPSVVDPTDPKTLAFNPKKKNYERLQKALDSVMSIREMTQGSYLEIKKQMDKLDPLAHPLLQWIISSNRSHIVKLPLSRLKFMHTSHQFLLLSSPPAKEARFRTAKKLYGSTFAFHGSHIENWHSILRNGLVNASYTKLQLHGAAYGKGIYLSPISSISFGYSGMGKGQHRMPSKDELVQRYNRMNTIPQTRSIQSRFLQSRNLNCIALCEVITSKDLQKHGNIWVCPVSDHVCTRFFFVYEDGQVGDANINTQDPKIQKEIMRVIGTQVYTN; this comes from the exons GGGAGCTGTGCTGCTGACCTGTACAGACACCCACAGCTTGATGCAGACATTGAAGCAGTGAAGGAGATCTACAGTGAGAACTCTGTGTCTGTCAG AGAATATGGAACTATCGACGATGTGGACATTGACCTCCATATCCACATCAGCTTCCTCGAT GAGGAAGTATCTACAGCTTGGAAGGTCCTTCGAACGGAACCTATTGTATTGAGGCTACGGTTTTCCCTCTCCCAGTACCTGGATGGACCAG aACCATCAATTGAGGTTTTCCAGCCATCGAATAAAGAAGGGTTTGGGCTAGGTCTTCAGTTAAAAAA GATCCTGGGTATGTTTACATCCCAACAGTGGAAACATCTGAGCAATGATTTCCTGAAGACCCAGCAGGAGAAAAGGCACAGTTGGTTCAAAGCAAGTGGTACCATCAAGAAGTTCCGAGCTGGCCTCAGCATCTTCTCACCCATTCCCAA ATCTCCCAGTTTTCCTATCATACAAGACTCCATGCTAAAAGGCAAACTGGGTGTACCAGAGCTTCGAGTTGGGCGCCTTATGAATCGTTCTATTTCTTGTACCATGAAGAACCCCAAAGTAGAGGTGTTTGGCTATCCCCCCAGCCCCCAGGCAGGTCTCCTGTGCCCTCAGCACGTgggcctccctcccccagcacgGACTTCTCCTTTG GTCAGCGGTCACTGCAAGAACATCCCCACTCTGGAGTATGGATTCCTTGTGCAG ATCATGAAGTATGCAGAGCAGAGGATTCCAACATTGAATGAGtactgtgtggtgtgtgatgaGCAGCATGTCTTCCAGAATGGGTCCATGCTTAAG CCAGCTGTCTGTACTCGTGAACTGTGCGTCTTCTCCTTCTACACACTGGGAGTCATGTCTGGAGCTGCAGAGGAGGTGGCTACTGGAGCAGAG GTGGTAGATCTGCTGGTGGCCATGTGTAGAGCAGCTTTGGAGTCCCCTAGAAAGAGCATCATCTTCGAGCCTTATCCCTCTGTGGTGGACCCCACTGATCCCAAGACTCTGGCCTTTAACCCTAAG AAAAAGAATTATGAGCGGCTTCAGAAAGCTCTGGATAGTGTGATGTCCATCCGGGAAATGACCCAG GGCTCATATTTGGAAATCAAGAAACAGATGGACAAGCTGGATCCCTTGGCCCATCCTCTTCTGCAGTG GATAATATCTAGCAACAGGTCACACATTGTCAAACTACCTCTCAGCAGG CTGAAGTTCATGCACACCTCACACCAATTCCTCCTGCTGAGCAGCCCTCCTGCCAAGGAGGCTCGGTTCCGGACCGCCAAGAAGCTGTACGGAAGCACCTTTGCCTTCCA TGGGTCCCACATTGAGAACTGGCATTCCATCCTGCGCAATGGGCTGGTCAATGCATCCTACACTAAACTGCAG CTGCATGGAGCAGCCTATGGCAAAGGCATCTACCTGAGCCCCATCTCCAGTATTTCCTTTGGATACTCAG GAATGGGCAAAGGACAGCACAGAATGCCTTCCAAGGATGAGCTGGTCCAGAGATATAACAGGATGAACACCATCCCCCAG ACCCGATCCATTCAGTCAAGGTTCCTGCAGAGTCGGAATCTAAACTGTATAGCACTTTGTGAAG TGATTACATCGAAGGACCTTCAGAAGCATGGAAACATTTGGGTGTGCCCTGTGTCTGACCATGTCTGCACAAGGTTCTTCTTTGT ATACGAGGATGGGCAGGTGGGCGATGCCAACATTAATACTCAGGACCCCAAGATACAGAAGGAAATCATGCGTGTGATCGGAACTCAGGTTTACACAAACTGA
- the Parp6 gene encoding protein mono-ADP-ribosyltransferase PARP6 isoform X4 codes for MDIKGQFWNDDDSEGDNESEEFLYGVQGSCAADLYRHPQLDADIEAVKEIYSENSVSVREYGTIDDVDIDLHIHISFLDEEVSTAWKVLRTEPIVLRLRFSLSQYLDGPEPSIEVFQPSNKEGFGLGLQLKKILGMFTSQQWKHLSNDFLKTQQEKRHSWFKASGTIKKFRAGLSIFSPIPKSPSFPIIQDSMLKGKLGVPELRVGRLMNRSISCTMKNPKVEVFGYPPSPQVSGHCKNIPTLEYGFLVQIMKYAEQRIPTLNEYCVVCDEQHVFQNGSMLKPAVCTRELCVFSFYTLGVMSGAAEEVATGAEVVDLLVAMCRAALESPRKSIIFEPYPSVVDPTDPKTLAFNPKKKNYERLQKALDSVMSIREMTQGSYLEIKKQMDKLDPLAHPLLQWIISSNRSHIVKLPLSRLKFMHTSHQFLLLSSPPAKEARFRTAKKLYGSTFAFHGSHIENWHSILRNGLVNASYTKLQLHGAAYGKGIYLSPISSISFGYSGMGKGQHRMPSKDELVQRYNRMNTIPQTRSIQSRFLQSRNLNCIALCEVITSKDLQKHGNIWVCPVSDHVCTRFFFVYEDGQVGDANINTQDPKIQKEIMRVIGTQVYTN; via the exons GGGAGCTGTGCTGCTGACCTGTACAGACACCCACAGCTTGATGCAGACATTGAAGCAGTGAAGGAGATCTACAGTGAGAACTCTGTGTCTGTCAG AGAATATGGAACTATCGACGATGTGGACATTGACCTCCATATCCACATCAGCTTCCTCGAT GAGGAAGTATCTACAGCTTGGAAGGTCCTTCGAACGGAACCTATTGTATTGAGGCTACGGTTTTCCCTCTCCCAGTACCTGGATGGACCAG aACCATCAATTGAGGTTTTCCAGCCATCGAATAAAGAAGGGTTTGGGCTAGGTCTTCAGTTAAAAAA GATCCTGGGTATGTTTACATCCCAACAGTGGAAACATCTGAGCAATGATTTCCTGAAGACCCAGCAGGAGAAAAGGCACAGTTGGTTCAAAGCAAGTGGTACCATCAAGAAGTTCCGAGCTGGCCTCAGCATCTTCTCACCCATTCCCAA ATCTCCCAGTTTTCCTATCATACAAGACTCCATGCTAAAAGGCAAACTGGGTGTACCAGAGCTTCGAGTTGGGCGCCTTATGAATCGTTCTATTTCTTGTACCATGAAGAACCCCAAAGTAGAGGTGTTTGGCTATCCCCCCAGCCCCCAG GTCAGCGGTCACTGCAAGAACATCCCCACTCTGGAGTATGGATTCCTTGTGCAG ATCATGAAGTATGCAGAGCAGAGGATTCCAACATTGAATGAGtactgtgtggtgtgtgatgaGCAGCATGTCTTCCAGAATGGGTCCATGCTTAAG CCAGCTGTCTGTACTCGTGAACTGTGCGTCTTCTCCTTCTACACACTGGGAGTCATGTCTGGAGCTGCAGAGGAGGTGGCTACTGGAGCAGAG GTGGTAGATCTGCTGGTGGCCATGTGTAGAGCAGCTTTGGAGTCCCCTAGAAAGAGCATCATCTTCGAGCCTTATCCCTCTGTGGTGGACCCCACTGATCCCAAGACTCTGGCCTTTAACCCTAAG AAAAAGAATTATGAGCGGCTTCAGAAAGCTCTGGATAGTGTGATGTCCATCCGGGAAATGACCCAG GGCTCATATTTGGAAATCAAGAAACAGATGGACAAGCTGGATCCCTTGGCCCATCCTCTTCTGCAGTG GATAATATCTAGCAACAGGTCACACATTGTCAAACTACCTCTCAGCAGG CTGAAGTTCATGCACACCTCACACCAATTCCTCCTGCTGAGCAGCCCTCCTGCCAAGGAGGCTCGGTTCCGGACCGCCAAGAAGCTGTACGGAAGCACCTTTGCCTTCCA TGGGTCCCACATTGAGAACTGGCATTCCATCCTGCGCAATGGGCTGGTCAATGCATCCTACACTAAACTGCAG CTGCATGGAGCAGCCTATGGCAAAGGCATCTACCTGAGCCCCATCTCCAGTATTTCCTTTGGATACTCAG GAATGGGCAAAGGACAGCACAGAATGCCTTCCAAGGATGAGCTGGTCCAGAGATATAACAGGATGAACACCATCCCCCAG ACCCGATCCATTCAGTCAAGGTTCCTGCAGAGTCGGAATCTAAACTGTATAGCACTTTGTGAAG TGATTACATCGAAGGACCTTCAGAAGCATGGAAACATTTGGGTGTGCCCTGTGTCTGACCATGTCTGCACAAGGTTCTTCTTTGT ATACGAGGATGGGCAGGTGGGCGATGCCAACATTAATACTCAGGACCCCAAGATACAGAAGGAAATCATGCGTGTGATCGGAACTCAGGTTTACACAAACTGA
- the Parp6 gene encoding protein mono-ADP-ribosyltransferase PARP6 isoform X3 — MDIKGQFWNDDDSEGDNESEEFLYGVQGSCAADLYRHPQLDADIEAVKEIYSENSVSVREYGTIDDVDIDLHIHISFLDEEVSTAWKVLRTEPIVLRLRFSLSQYLDGPEPSIEVFQPSNKEGFGLGLQLKKILGMFTSQQWKHLSNDFLKTQQEKRHSWFKASGTIKKFRAGLSIFSPIPKSPSFPIIQDSMLKGKLGVPELRVGRLMNRSISCTMKNPKVEVFGYPPSPQVSGHCKNIPTLEYGFLVQIMKYAEQRIPTLNEYCVVCDEQHVFQNGSMLKPAVCTRELCVFSFYTLGVMSGAAEEVATGAEVVDLLVAMCRAALESPRKSIIFEPYPSVVDPTDPKTLAFNPKKKNYERLQKALDSVMSIREMTQGSYLEIKKQMDKLDPLAHPLLQWIISSNRSHIVKLPLSRQLKFMHTSHQFLLLSSPPAKEARFRTAKKLYGSTFAFHGSHIENWHSILRNGLVNASYTKLQLHGAAYGKGIYLSPISSISFGYSGMGKGQHRMPSKDELVQRYNRMNTIPQTRSIQSRFLQSRNLNCIALCEVITSKDLQKHGNIWVCPVSDHVCTRFFFVYEDGQVGDANINTQDPKIQKEIMRVIGTQVYTN, encoded by the exons GGGAGCTGTGCTGCTGACCTGTACAGACACCCACAGCTTGATGCAGACATTGAAGCAGTGAAGGAGATCTACAGTGAGAACTCTGTGTCTGTCAG AGAATATGGAACTATCGACGATGTGGACATTGACCTCCATATCCACATCAGCTTCCTCGAT GAGGAAGTATCTACAGCTTGGAAGGTCCTTCGAACGGAACCTATTGTATTGAGGCTACGGTTTTCCCTCTCCCAGTACCTGGATGGACCAG aACCATCAATTGAGGTTTTCCAGCCATCGAATAAAGAAGGGTTTGGGCTAGGTCTTCAGTTAAAAAA GATCCTGGGTATGTTTACATCCCAACAGTGGAAACATCTGAGCAATGATTTCCTGAAGACCCAGCAGGAGAAAAGGCACAGTTGGTTCAAAGCAAGTGGTACCATCAAGAAGTTCCGAGCTGGCCTCAGCATCTTCTCACCCATTCCCAA ATCTCCCAGTTTTCCTATCATACAAGACTCCATGCTAAAAGGCAAACTGGGTGTACCAGAGCTTCGAGTTGGGCGCCTTATGAATCGTTCTATTTCTTGTACCATGAAGAACCCCAAAGTAGAGGTGTTTGGCTATCCCCCCAGCCCCCAG GTCAGCGGTCACTGCAAGAACATCCCCACTCTGGAGTATGGATTCCTTGTGCAG ATCATGAAGTATGCAGAGCAGAGGATTCCAACATTGAATGAGtactgtgtggtgtgtgatgaGCAGCATGTCTTCCAGAATGGGTCCATGCTTAAG CCAGCTGTCTGTACTCGTGAACTGTGCGTCTTCTCCTTCTACACACTGGGAGTCATGTCTGGAGCTGCAGAGGAGGTGGCTACTGGAGCAGAG GTGGTAGATCTGCTGGTGGCCATGTGTAGAGCAGCTTTGGAGTCCCCTAGAAAGAGCATCATCTTCGAGCCTTATCCCTCTGTGGTGGACCCCACTGATCCCAAGACTCTGGCCTTTAACCCTAAG AAAAAGAATTATGAGCGGCTTCAGAAAGCTCTGGATAGTGTGATGTCCATCCGGGAAATGACCCAG GGCTCATATTTGGAAATCAAGAAACAGATGGACAAGCTGGATCCCTTGGCCCATCCTCTTCTGCAGTG GATAATATCTAGCAACAGGTCACACATTGTCAAACTACCTCTCAGCAGG CAGCTGAAGTTCATGCACACCTCACACCAATTCCTCCTGCTGAGCAGCCCTCCTGCCAAGGAGGCTCGGTTCCGGACCGCCAAGAAGCTGTACGGAAGCACCTTTGCCTTCCA TGGGTCCCACATTGAGAACTGGCATTCCATCCTGCGCAATGGGCTGGTCAATGCATCCTACACTAAACTGCAG CTGCATGGAGCAGCCTATGGCAAAGGCATCTACCTGAGCCCCATCTCCAGTATTTCCTTTGGATACTCAG GAATGGGCAAAGGACAGCACAGAATGCCTTCCAAGGATGAGCTGGTCCAGAGATATAACAGGATGAACACCATCCCCCAG ACCCGATCCATTCAGTCAAGGTTCCTGCAGAGTCGGAATCTAAACTGTATAGCACTTTGTGAAG TGATTACATCGAAGGACCTTCAGAAGCATGGAAACATTTGGGTGTGCCCTGTGTCTGACCATGTCTGCACAAGGTTCTTCTTTGT ATACGAGGATGGGCAGGTGGGCGATGCCAACATTAATACTCAGGACCCCAAGATACAGAAGGAAATCATGCGTGTGATCGGAACTCAGGTTTACACAAACTGA